In the Verrucomicrobiota bacterium genome, CAGAGAGTCGAAGAAGATTCCTAGATTCCGAATGAAGGGAATTGGTATCCGTTTACCCCATGTGACAATTTGGGCGATTTTTTCCGGGGAAAATGAGTCGAGTCTCGTGGATGAGGAGATGAGCTTTTTCATTTCTCGAATCATCGCCTTAGTAACAGCTTTGCGCCCATGGATAGCAGCAACCGCCTGAAACCCGGCGGAGCCAACTTGATTGATGACTTCGTTAATTTTACTGTCTGGGAGTTCAGGAAATTTAGTGGCAATCAATCCCTTCATAACATATTCTTTTCTTCCAGGATCGCCTATGTGGGTAATTTCGTTAAGAAGCTTATTTCGATAAAGTGTCTTCAGGTCGTCTATCAGGACATCGAGGTCAGAATTCTGTATAGACAAAAATGTGCCTGACTCCTGTTTGGGAAATATCGAAAACCATCCTCCGAGGACTATCCCGAAATTTGATTGAAAGAAGAGTCCTTCCCAATTGGGCCCAATTCCGTCCGGATGAGACTTGGACCACAATCGGCTGTCTTGCCGAATAATAGTACCATCAATGGTAAGTATCTCTAAACCGTGAAGGTCGTTCGAACGTGTTCGATAGTATCCGATTCCTCGTTCCAGACAATTTCCAATAATACTGGTGTCACTACCGCCGGCCGTAACGTTGAAAGTAAACTCAGGATAGTTGTTTTTTAAATACGTATAAAGATCCTTCTGAGAAACTCCTGGCTCAACATAGACTTTATTAGAATCTGGCTCGCAGGGGCCCATGGTTCGAAGTCGTTCAAGGCTTACAATCACACAGCCATCCCTTACGGGAAGGTGTGCTCCATAACCCCAGTTTTTTCCGCGACTGACAGGGTAGAGAGGAATCCCGTTTGTCTTTGCGATAGAAACTACCTGAACGAGGCAATCGCGTGTACCGGGTTTGAGGAGACAAGGAACTGCCCTGGTCGTCCCGCTTAGTGTCGGCTCAATCTGGTCGGGTGGTACGATTTCCAAATCATCAACCTCTGCCCAGATGTGAAGCTGACTCATCAATTGGGGTTCCATGTTTTCAAAGACAGGCAAATGCTTGTACCCAGGCCTTCCTCAGATTTTACGGAAATGGTTCCGCTATGAGCCTCTACGATGCGTTTACAGATGATAAAGCCTAGCCCGGTTCCTTTTTCGCCCTTAGTTGTGAAATTGCCCTGCTGCATTTTGTTTATGGTTTCCTGGCTCATTCCACTACCGTTGTCTGTGACAGAAATGACCGCTTTGTCTCCCCCTGATTCCACACTAATTTGTACGGTGGTTGGCTCATCGTCCCCCGGTTTATTTGCGTCTAAGGCATTACCGATAAGGTTTTGAAAGAGTCTGGATATTTCCGAGATACTGCCTGAGAGCGAGAGGCTGCTATCTCCCTCTATTATTATGTTTTTGCTGTCGAAGAAGATGTCGGATTTTACTTTCTTAACGGCGTCTATAATTGAGAAAATTTCAGCACCTTGGTTCCCCTTGCAAACTTCTTTCCAAGATTGTGCCAGCTCTCTGCAGTAATTGGCATTTCTTTCCAGTGTCTCCGCATAAGCCAATGCATTTT is a window encoding:
- a CDS encoding FAD-binding protein, which gives rise to MEPQLMSQLHIWAEVDDLEIVPPDQIEPTLSGTTRAVPCLLKPGTRDCLVQVVSIAKTNGIPLYPVSRGKNWGYGAHLPVRDGCVIVSLERLRTMGPCEPDSNKVYVEPGVSQKDLYTYLKNNYPEFTFNVTAGGSDTSIIGNCLERGIGYYRTRSNDLHGLEILTIDGTIIRQDSRLWSKSHPDGIGPNWEGLFFQSNFGIVLGGWFSIFPKQESGTFLSIQNSDLDVLIDDLKTLYRNKLLNEITHIGDPGRKEYVMKGLIATKFPELPDSKINEVINQVGSAGFQAVAAIHGRKAVTKAMIREMKKLISSSTRLDSFSPEKIAQIVTWGKRIPIPFIRNLGIFFDSLGELHALSEGNPTNIGLLSLKMPGDNPNFSKELAVYLNATLPPSKNATKELRALFDSEGYKYSITYIVNVERSVSAIITLHFETTEANKVRNALERLTKALIEKGFPPYRAGIDQMEHLEMPPLIRKFKDFFDPLNLIAPGRYS
- a CDS encoding HAMP domain-containing sensor histidine kinase, which encodes MENALAYAETLERNANYCRELAQSWKEVCKGNQGAEIFSIIDAVKKVKSDIFFDSKNIIIEGDSSLSLSGSISEISRLFQNLIGNALDANKPGDDEPTTVQISVESGGDKAVISVTDNGSGMSQETINKMQQGNFTTKGEKGTGLGFIICKRIVEAHSGTISVKSEEGLGTSICLSLKTWNPN